From Topomyia yanbarensis strain Yona2022 chromosome 1, ASM3024719v1, whole genome shotgun sequence, one genomic window encodes:
- the LOC131676897 gene encoding DNA replication licensing factor Mcm5, whose product MEGFDDVGVFFSDNFGDDGQQQQGSNQINLQQMKKKYREFIRTFCEANFSYKYRDNLKRNYLLGRYYLEVEIEDLAGFDEGLADKLYKQPTEHLQIFEEAAREVADEITAPRPEGEEEIHDIQVLLTSGAHPTNIRDMKSECVSRLVKVAGIIISASGIKAKATKISIQCRSCSNVIPNLPVNPGLEGYQLPRKCNTEQAGRPKCPLDPYFIMPDKCRCVDFQVLKLQELPDFIPQGEIPRHMQLFCERSLCERVVPGNRVLIHGIFSIRKIGKPSKQDGREKAIVGVRAPYMRVIGITVDTEGVGAVSRFNNITTEEESKFRKMAANPNIYDSLTASLAPSIFGSQDIKKAIVCMLFGGSRKRMPDGLNRRGDINILLLGDPGTAKSQLLKFVEKVAPIAVYTSGKGSSAAGLTASVMRDPATRNFVMEGGAMVLADGGVVCIDEFDKMKEDDRVAIHEAMEQQTISIAKAGITTTLNSRCSVLAAANSIFGRWDDTKGEENIDFMPTILSRFDMIFIVKDVHDQTRDITLAKHVMNIHMNANKAMDAPEGEIPLAVFKKYINYCRTHCGPRLNEEGAEKLKSRYVLMRGGAGEQERQSDKRLSIPITVRQLEAIIRISESLAKMQLQPFATDAHVTEALRLFQVSTLDAAMSGSLAGAEGFTTEEDTEMLNRIEKQLKRRFAIGSQVSEQNIIQDFSRQKYPERAVLKVIHTMIRRGELQHRMQRKMLYRLS is encoded by the exons ATGGAGGGTTTCGACGATGTTGGTGTATTTTTCTCCGATAACTTCGGGGACGATGGCCAGCAGCAGCAGGGATCTAACCAGATCAACCTGCAGCAGATGAAGAAAAAGTATCGCGAATTTATTCGAACATTCTGCGAGGCAAACTTCAGCTACAAATATCG TGATAATTTAAAGCGGAATTATCTGCTGGGTCGGTACTATTTGGAGGTGGAAATTGAAGATCTGGCTGGGTTCGACGAAGGGCTGGCGGATAAGCTGTACAAGCAACCTACGGAACATTTGCAGATTTTCGAAGAAGCAGCTCGCGAAGTCGCCGATGAAATAACTGCCCCGAGACCAGAGGGAGAAGAAGAAATCCATGATATTCAAGTTTTGCTTACGTCCGGGGCCCATCCGACAAACATTCGCGACATGAAGTCAGAATGCGTTTCCCGGTTGGTTAAAGTGGCCGGTATCATCATATCTGCTTCGGGAATTAAGGCAAAGGCGACCAAGATATCGATCCAGTGTCGATCTTGTAGCAATGTAATCCCCAATCTGCCGGTGAATCCAGGATTGGAAGGATACCAGCTGCCGAGGAAGTGCAATACCGAGCAAGCTGGCCGTCCCAAATGCCCGCTTGATCCGTATTTTATAATGCCGGACAAATGCAGATGCGTCGACTTTCAG GTTTTGAAGCTGCAGGAACTGCCTGACTTTATCCCACAAGGAGAAATTCCTCGGCATATGCAGTTGTTCTGCGAACGTAGTTTGTGCGAACGGGTTGTGCCGGGTAACCGAGTTCTGATTCACGGAATCTTTTCGATTCGAAAGATTGGCAAACCGAGCAAACAGGACGGACGTGAGAAGGCTATTGTGGGAGTGCGGGCACCCTACATGAGAGTTATTGGTATTACGGTTGATACCGAGGGAGTGGGAGCAGTATCCCGATTCAACAACATCACTACAGAGGAGGAATCCAAATTTCGCAAGATGGCAGCGAATCCGAACATCTACGATTCACTGACGGCAAGCTTAGCGCCTAGCATTTTCGGTTCGCAGGATATTAAAAAGGCAATTGTCTGTATGCTGTTTGGTGGGTCGAGAAAACGAATGCCCGATGGTTTGAACCGTCGTGGGGACATCAACATTTTGTTGCTGGGAGATCCCGGAACGGCAAAGTCTCAGCTGTTGAAGTTTGTGGAGAAGGTCGCTCCGATAGCGGTTTACACATCCGGAAAGGGTTCAAGCGCTGCTGGTCTGACGGCGTCCGTAATGCGTGATCCAGCTACAAGGAACTTCGTCATGGAAGGAGGGGCTATGGTTTTGGCGGATGGTGGTGTGGTCTGTATCGATGAGTTTGATAAAATGAAAGAAGACGATCGTGTCGCAATTCACGAGGCTATGGAACAGCAAACTATCTCGATTGCAAAGGCAGGAATCACAACGACACTGAACTCACGCTGTTCCGTGCTAGCGGCAGCCAATTCCATCTTTGGTCGCTGGGACGATACTAAGGGCGAAGAAAACATTGATTTTATGCCAACTATTCTCTCTCGTTTCGATATGATTTTCATCGTTAAGGATGTTCACGATCAGACGCGTGACATTACGCTGGCCAAGCACGTCATGAACATACACATGAATGCTAACAAAGCCATGGATGCACCGGAAGGTGAGATCCCGCTAGCggtgttcaaaaaatatataaactaCTGCCGAACACACTGCGGGCCAAGGTTGAATGAGGAAGGGGCTGAGAAGTTGAAATCCCGCTACGTCCTGATGCGAGGCGGAGCCGGCGAGCAGGAACGCCAATCGGACAAGCGTCTCTCGATTCCAATCACGGTCCGGCAGCTGGAAGCTATTATTCGCATATCGGAATCGTTGGCGAAAATGCAGCTGCAACCGTTTGCCACGGATGCTCACGTAACGGAAGCTCTTCGACTGTTTCAAGTTTCCACACTGGACGCGGCCATGTCCGGTTCGTTGGCCGGTGCGGAAGGATTCACCACCGAGGAGGACACCGAGATGCTGAACCGGATCGAGAAACAGCTAAAGCGTCGATTTGCCATCGGATCGCAGGTATCCGAGCAGAACATCATACAGGATTTTTCCCGGCAAAAGTATCCGGAACGGGCGGTCCTGAAGGTGATCCATACGATGATCCGGCGGGGAGAACTGCAGCATCGGATGCAGCGGAAGATGCTCTATCGGTTGTCCTAG
- the LOC131676898 gene encoding dolichyl-diphosphooligosaccharide--protein glycosyltransferase subunit STT3B — MNRSTAGSTFINYRKTAGYSSLITFAVLLLAWLCGFSSRLFAVIRFESIIHEFDPWFNYRATAHMVENGFYKFLNWFDESAWYPLGRIVGGTVYPGLMITSGGIHWLLHTLNIPVHIRDICVFLAPIFSGLTAISTYLLTKELWSAGAGLFAASFIAIVPGYISRSVAGSYDNEGIAIFALQFTYYLWVKSVKTGSVYWAVCSALSYFYMVSAWGGYVFIINLIPLHVFALLVMGRYSPRLFTSYTTFYILGLILSMQIPFVGFQPIRTSEHMAASGVFLLLFAVAALKHLQTVLSKQEFKKLFIIGGLAAAGVVFAGVVLLTMLGVIAPWSGRFYSLWDTGYAKIHIPIIASVSEHQPTTWFSFFFDLHILVCTFPVGLWYCIKKINDERVFVILYAISAVYFAGVMVRLMLTLTPVVCILAGVAFSGLLEVFLKEDATPNGKDGNDSEHEEPAGEKKQLYDKAGKLKHRPKHDSSAHGAHGEQNVGLGSNVKSIIIVAILMLLMMFAVHCTWVTSNAYSSPSIVLAFYNSNDGSRNILDDFREAYYWLWQNTAPDARVMSWWDYGYQIAGMANRTTLVDNNTWNNSHIALVGKAMSSPEDKAYEIMTSLDVDYVLVIFGGVIGYSGDDINKFLWMVRIAEGEHPKDIRESDYFTDRGEFRIDAEGAPALLNCLMYKLSYYKFGELKLDYRGPAGYDRTRNAVIGNKDFELTYLEEAYTSEHWLVRIYRVKKPHEFNRPALKPDDRIVPAGDFVSRKTSKRRKGLIKNRPVVVKGKRNK, encoded by the exons ATGAATCGTTCAACCGCAGGTTCAACCTTCATAAACTATCGGAAAACTGCCGGCTACTCGAGTCTGATTACGTTCGCCGTGCTGCTGCTGGCCTGGTTATGCGGGTTCTCCAGCCGTCTGTTTGCCGTCATTCGATTCGAGAGCATCATCCATGAGTTCGATCCCTG GTTCAATTATCGCGCAACGGCGCACATGGTCGAGAATGGATTCTACAAGTTTCTCAACTGGTTCGACGAATCGGCCTGGTATCCATTGGGTCGAATTGTGGGTGGAACTGTCTATCCCGGATTGATGATAACCTCCGGCGGTATCCACTGGTTGCTGCATACACTCAACATTCCTGTGCACATCCGCGATATCTGTGTCTTCCTGGCGCCGATATTCAGCGGATTAACGGCCATTTCCACGTATCTGTTGACGAAGGAGCTGTGGTCCGCTGGGGCTGGATTGTTTGCTGCTAGTTTTATCGCTATCGTCCCCGGATACATTAGCCGATCGGTAGCTGGATCTTACGATAACGAGGGTATAGCGATCTTTGCCCTGCAGTTTACCTACTACCTCTGGGTGAAGTCTGTCAAAACCGGGAGCGTGTACTGGGCCGTTTGTTCGGCTCTGTCCTATTTTTATATGGTGTCGGCTTGGGGCGGTTACGTGTTCATCATCAACTTGATCCCTCTGCACGTGTTTGCTCTGCTCGTCATGGGTCGCTATTCTCCCCGACTGTTCACATCCTACACGACCTTCTACATTCTGGGATTGATCCTATCGATGCAAATTCCATTTGTTGGGTTCCAACCTATCCGTACCAGTGAACACATGGCAGCATCGGGCGTTTTCCTGCTACTGTTCGCTGTGGCAGCGCTCAAGCATCTACAGACGGTTCTGTCCAAGCAGGAATTTAAGAAGCTATTCATCATCGGCGGTTTAGCTGCCGCTGGAGTCGTCTTTGCCGGTGTAGTCCTATTGACAATGCTCGGAGTGATTGCTCCCTGGAGTGGCCGGTTCTATTCGCTGTGGGATACCGGTTATGCCAAAATTCACATTCCTATCATTGCGTCCGTCTCGGAACATCAACCCACGACGTGGTTTTCATTCTTTTTCGATTTGCACATTCTGGTGTGTACCTTCCCGGTTGGATTGTGGTATTGTATCAAGAAGATCAACGACGAGCGGGTGTTTGTGATTCTGTATGCGATCAGTGCTGTGTATTTTGCCGGTGTCATGGTTCGACTGATGCTGACGTTGACTCCGGTGGTTTGCATACTGGCGGGAGTAGCTTTCTCCGGGCTGCTGGAGGTATTCCTCAAGGAGGATGCTACACCGAACGGTAAGGATGGAAATGATTCCGAACATGAGGAACCGGCTGGCGAGAAGAAGCAGTTGTATGATAAG GCAGGAAAATTGAAACATCGTCCGAAGCACGACAGTTCAGCGCACGGAGCACATGGGGAACAGAACGTCGGGTTGGGATCAAATGTCAAAAGTATAATTATTGTGGCCATTCTGATGTTGCTGATGATGTTTGCCGTGCATTGTACCTGGGTTACCTCGAATGCTTACAGCAGCCCGTCGATTGTACTGGCATTCTATAACAGCAACGATGG ATCCCGAAACATTCTGGATGACTTCCGTGAGGCTTATTACTGGCTTTGGCAGAACACCGCACCGGATGCCCGTGTGATGTCCTGGTGGGATTACGGATATCAGATAGCGGGAATGGCAAACCGGACAACCCTAGTGGATAATAACACCTggaataacagtcacattgcGCTGGTTGGAAAGGCGATGTCCTCACCGGAAGATAAAGCGTACGAAATAATGACCTCGTTGGATGTGGACTACGTGCTGGTGATCTTTGGCGGTGTGATCGGCTACAGCGGAGATGACATCAATAAGTTCCTGTGGATGGTGCGGATTGCCGAGGGGGAACATCCGAAAGATATCCGGGAGAGTGATTACTTCACCGATCGGGGCGAGTTCCGGATCGATGCTGAAGGCGCACCGGCCCTGCTCAACTGTTTGATGTACAAACTCAGCTACTATAAGTTTGGGGAATTGAAGTTGGATTACAG AGGCCCTGCCGGCTATGACCGCACTCGGAATGCCGTCATCGGAAATAAAGACTTTGAGCTGACCTATTTGGAGGAAGCCTACACGAGCGAGCACTGGTTGGTGCGTATTTACCGGGTAAAAAAGCCGCACGAATTCAATCGACCAGCATTGAAACCGGACGACAGGATCGTACCAGCGGGAGATTTCGTATCCCGGAAGACCTCCAAACGGAGGAAAGGTCTTATCAAGAACCGTCCGGTCGTGGTTAAGGGAAAGCGAAATAAGTAA